The Streptomyces albofaciens JCM 4342 genome has a segment encoding these proteins:
- a CDS encoding winged helix-turn-helix transcriptional regulator — MTTRGNRGAREAPATGREVRGDLFDPQCPTRQLLDRIGTKWTSMAVKALADAAPDEVRFAALRRRMPGVSQKMLSVTLRSLTRDGLVSRRVEPTVPPRVFYRLTGLGLSLEAALAVLRNWAEEHMAEIDRANDAAAEEVDEG; from the coding sequence GTGACCACCCGAGGGAATCGGGGCGCCCGGGAGGCCCCGGCCACCGGCCGTGAGGTGCGCGGCGACCTGTTCGACCCTCAGTGCCCGACGCGGCAGTTGCTGGACCGTATCGGCACGAAGTGGACGTCCATGGCCGTCAAGGCGCTCGCCGATGCCGCACCGGACGAGGTGCGTTTCGCGGCGCTGAGACGCCGGATGCCCGGCGTCTCGCAGAAGATGCTGTCCGTGACGCTGCGCAGCCTCACCCGCGACGGGCTGGTGTCGCGCCGGGTCGAACCGACCGTGCCGCCGCGGGTCTTCTACCGGCTCACCGGACTCGGGCTGTCGCTGGAGGCCGCGCTCGCGGTACTGCGGAACTGGGCGGAGGAGCACATGGCCGAGATCGACCGGGCCAATGACGCCGCCGCTGAGGAGGTCGATGAGGGGTAG
- a CDS encoding alpha/beta fold hydrolase — MPVTTAHQLRRVTTNGVQLNVAIAGDGPAVLLLHGFPHTWQLWSGIMDRLAGQYRVIAPDLRGFGASTRAAEGYDAGTLAADAEGLLGALGEPSAAVVGIDAGTAPAVLLALRRPGLVRRLVVMEGLLGRLPGAEQVFAGGAPWWFGFHAVPGLAETVLAGNEAPYIDWFLDAGTLGRGVPDDIRAAFVRAYTGSEALRCAFSYYRALPISAQQIQDAVATARLTMPTMAIGSHPIGTGLERQLRPLADDLVGHHLQDCGHIIPLDRPDALFALLAPFLSADLHR; from the coding sequence ATGCCCGTCACCACCGCACATCAACTGCGCCGCGTCACCACGAACGGCGTCCAACTCAACGTCGCCATCGCCGGGGACGGGCCCGCGGTGCTCCTGCTGCACGGCTTCCCGCACACCTGGCAACTCTGGAGCGGCATCATGGACCGGCTGGCCGGGCAGTACCGGGTCATCGCCCCGGACCTGCGGGGCTTCGGCGCCAGCACGCGTGCCGCCGAGGGTTACGACGCGGGCACCCTCGCCGCCGACGCCGAAGGACTGCTCGGCGCACTCGGCGAGCCTTCGGCGGCGGTGGTCGGCATCGACGCGGGCACCGCCCCCGCCGTCCTGCTCGCGCTGCGCCGGCCCGGCCTCGTCCGGCGCCTGGTCGTGATGGAGGGACTGCTCGGCCGCCTGCCCGGGGCCGAGCAGGTCTTCGCGGGCGGCGCCCCGTGGTGGTTCGGCTTCCATGCCGTCCCCGGCCTCGCCGAGACCGTCCTGGCCGGCAACGAGGCCCCGTACATCGACTGGTTCCTCGACGCGGGGACGCTGGGGCGAGGAGTACCCGACGACATCCGTGCGGCCTTCGTTCGCGCGTATACCGGGAGCGAGGCCCTGCGCTGCGCGTTCTCCTACTACCGGGCCCTGCCCATCAGCGCGCAGCAGATCCAGGACGCCGTCGCGACGGCTCGGCTGACCATGCCCACCATGGCCATCGGCTCGCACCCGATCGGCACCGGGCTCGAACGCCAGCTCCGTCCCCTCGCGGACGACCTGGTCGGACACCACCTCCAGGACTGCGGCCACATCATCCCTCTCGACCGCCCCGACGCATTGTTCGCGCTCCTCGCCCCCTTCCTCTCCGCCGATCTGCATCGATGA
- a CDS encoding DUF6397 family protein — translation MTVMCDGRRLAAADELPGAGETLSPGQAARELELRGGEFELAVQLGEIATVAPDPEARPGPTGPWGRRRVPVEEVRRLRSEEGFPDTLRERLRTVGATEAAGLLDIGPGRFLRLARAGCFAPARFYVNRYGVVVWLYLASELTEFADREPELLRGRIPAVMRVMLDGGQDWRGRKWRSRRVAQLMGRAADGWQSAAVIAAVLPPEELASIAEDPMERSVLRRLRPSLAPPAISPTAQQAVEWATVAAEFDEVLWYRVNLTRALDQARRHQPAANRLRHPTRPATLPGPRLTPTHIRTSATPPAPLRPTAPASAPIQTSRTASPFRIEPDG, via the coding sequence ATGACGGTGATGTGTGACGGGCGGCGGTTGGCCGCGGCGGACGAACTCCCGGGCGCGGGGGAGACGCTCTCGCCGGGGCAGGCTGCTCGCGAACTGGAGCTTCGCGGCGGCGAGTTCGAGCTGGCGGTGCAGCTGGGGGAGATCGCCACGGTCGCGCCCGATCCCGAGGCGCGGCCCGGCCCGACCGGACCGTGGGGGCGGCGCCGGGTGCCGGTGGAGGAGGTCCGACGGCTGCGGTCGGAGGAGGGCTTTCCCGACACGCTGCGTGAGCGCCTGCGAACGGTCGGCGCGACCGAAGCCGCCGGACTGCTCGACATCGGCCCGGGCCGATTCCTGCGACTGGCCCGCGCGGGCTGCTTCGCCCCGGCCCGCTTCTACGTGAACCGCTACGGCGTCGTGGTCTGGCTCTATCTGGCGTCGGAGCTGACGGAATTCGCCGACCGCGAGCCGGAGCTGCTGCGGGGCCGCATCCCCGCGGTGATGCGGGTCATGCTCGACGGCGGCCAGGACTGGCGCGGCCGCAAGTGGCGCAGCCGCCGGGTCGCCCAGCTGATGGGCCGGGCGGCGGACGGCTGGCAGTCGGCCGCCGTGATCGCCGCCGTCCTGCCGCCGGAGGAGTTGGCCTCGATCGCCGAAGACCCCATGGAACGCTCCGTGCTCCGCCGCCTCCGCCCGTCCCTGGCCCCGCCCGCGATCAGCCCGACGGCGCAGCAGGCGGTGGAGTGGGCGACCGTGGCGGCGGAGTTCGACGAGGTCCTCTGGTATCGCGTGAACCTCACGCGTGCCCTGGACCAGGCTCGCCGCCACCAACCAGCCGCGAACCGCCTGCGTCACCCGACGAGGCCCGCCACCCTTCCGGGCCCGCGCCTCACCCCCACCCACATCCGAACCTCCGCGACCCCGCCCGCACCCCTCCGCCCGACCGCCCCGGCGTCGGCTCCGATCCAGACATCCCGCACAGCGTCACCCTTCCGGATCGAGCCCGACGGGTAG
- a CDS encoding roadblock/LC7 domain-containing protein: MAASSGLDWLLDDLTERVDQVRHALVLSNDGLVTSASERLARADAEHLAAVASGLHSLAKGSGRHFGAGRVRQTMVEFEDGVLFVTAAGAGSCLCVLAGPEADMGQIAYEMALLVNRVGEHLGVASRRPEGCPQP, translated from the coding sequence ATGGCGGCGAGCAGCGGGCTCGACTGGTTGCTGGACGATCTGACCGAGCGGGTGGACCAGGTGCGGCACGCCCTGGTGCTGTCCAACGACGGGCTCGTGACGAGCGCGAGCGAGCGGCTGGCGCGGGCGGACGCCGAGCACCTGGCGGCGGTCGCCTCGGGCCTGCACAGCCTCGCCAAGGGTTCGGGACGGCACTTCGGGGCCGGGCGGGTGCGGCAGACGATGGTCGAGTTCGAGGACGGTGTGCTGTTCGTGACGGCGGCGGGGGCCGGCAGCTGCCTGTGTGTGCTGGCGGGTCCCGAGGCCGATATGGGACAGATCGCTTACGAAATGGCGCTGTTGGTCAACCGTGTGGGGGAACACCTGGGGGTCGCGTCCCGCCGGCCGGAGGGTTGTCCACAGCCCTGA